A genomic segment from Triticum dicoccoides isolate Atlit2015 ecotype Zavitan chromosome 1A, WEW_v2.0, whole genome shotgun sequence encodes:
- the LOC119365295 gene encoding leucine-rich repeat extensin-like protein 4, which yields MMRTAAVLLLLCLFAFAGSGRGGARAAAVWAEGVRETAAVEVDPAWRFASPRLRDAYVALQTWKQQAIFSDPKNLTGNWVGPGVCSYTGVFCAPVPSSGELAVAGVDLNHGDIAGYLPSELGLLCDLALLHLNSNRFCGLVPDTFHRLVLLHELDLSNNRFVGAFPTVVLDLPSLRFLDLRFNDFEGGVPRELFDRPFDAIFLNHNRLRFQLPDNFGNSPVSVIVLANNHFGGCLPASLGNMSDTLNEILLINNGLSSCLPPEVGMLREVTVFDVSFNALAGPLPPEVAGMQKVEQLDIAHNLLSGTVPEAVCDLPRLKNFTFSYNFFTGEPPSCARVVPADGDRRNCLPNRPAQRMPQQCAAFSARPPVDCAAFQCKPFVPPRPPPPPAYPGPLPPVYPMPYASPPPPPRYR from the coding sequence ATGATGAGGACGGCGGcggtgctcctcctcctctgccttttCGCCTTCGCCGGCAGCGGCCGGGGCGGAGCGCGGGCCGCGGCCGTATGGGCGGAGGGGGTCAGAGAgacggcggcggtggaggtggACCCTGCCTGGCGGTTCGCTAGCCCGCGGCTGCGGGACGCGTACGTCGCGCTGCAGACGTGGAAGCAGCAGGCCATCTTCTCAGACCCCAAGAACCTCACCGGCAACTGGGTGGGGCCCGGGGTCTGCAGCTACACCGGCGTGTTCTGCGCGCCCGTTCCGTCGTcgggcgagctcgccgtcgccggcgtcgacctcaACCACGGCGACATCGCGGGCTACCTCCCGTCGGAGCTCGGCCTCCTCTGCGACCTCGCGCTGCTCCACCTCAACTCCAACCGCTTCTGCGGCCTCGTGCCCGACACCTtccaccgcctcgtcctcctccacgaGCTCGACCTCAGCAACAACCGCTTCGTGGGCGCGTTCCCGACCGTCGTGCTCGACCTCCCGTCCCTCCGGTTCCTCGACCTCCGCTTCAACGATTTCGAGGGCGGCGTGCCGCGGGAGCTCTTCGACCGCCCGTTCGACGCCATCTTCCTCAACCACAATCGCCTCCGCTTCCAGCTCCCCGACAACTTCGGCAATTCGCCCGTGTCCGTCATCGTCCTCGCCAACAACCACTTCGGCGGCTGCCTCCCGGCGAGCCTCGGCAACATGTCCGACACGCTCAACGAGATCCTCCTCATCAACAACGGCCTCAGCTCGTGCCTCCCGCCGGAGGTCGGGATGCTCCGGGAGGTGACGGTGTTCGACGTCAGCTTCAACGCCCTCGCAGGGCCGCTGCCGCCGGAGGTGGCCGGGATGCAAAAGGTGGAGCAGCTCGACATCGCGCACAACCTGCTGTCGGGGACCGTGCCGGAGGCCGTGTGCGACCTCCCACGGCTCAAGAACTTCACCTTCTCCTACAACTTCTTCACCGGCGAGCCGCCGTCCTGCGCGCGCGTCGTGCCTGCCGACGGCGACCGCCGGAACTGCCTCCCCAACCGCCCCGCCCAGCGCATGCCGCAGCAGTGCGCCGCTTTCTCTGCCCGCCCACCCGTCGACTGCGCAGCTTTCCAGTGCAAGCCGTTTGTCCCACCTCGGCCACCCCCACCGCCAGCATACCCCGGCCCGTTGCCACCAGTATACCCCATGCCatacgcgtcgccgccgccgcctccacgttACCGATGA